GCTGGCCGCGACCAGCACGGCGGCACTGAACCCGAACGTGGCGCCATGGCCGCTGGCATCGAACAGCAGGCCGCCACCGGTGGCGCCCAGCATGATCGCCAGCTGCACCACCGCCACCATCAGGCCGCCGCCAGCTTCGGCATCGCGCGGCAGCGTACGCGCCAGCCAGGTCCACCAGCCCACCGGCGCCGCCGTCGCCACCAGTCCCCAGATGGCCAGCAGCACCGTCGTTGCCGCCACTGACTGGCCGACGATGAGCAGTCCCGCTGCGATCGCCGCCATGATGAGCGGGATCGCGATCAGGACCGGATACATGCGTGCCTTGAGCACGGACCCGATCAGCGTGGTGCCGATGAAGCCGGCCACACCCAGCACCAGCAGTATCAGCGACAGCGTCGACACATCGACGCGGGTCACGGTTTCAAGGAACGGCCGCAAATAGGTGAACAGCGCGAACTGCCCCATGAAGAACAGGCTCGCCGCCGCCATGCCCAGGCAGACTGCGGGACGCTTGAGCAATGCGAACATGCTGGCTGGTGCCTGCCGGTTCTCGGGGCGCAGCGCCGGAAGGCTGAACCAGAGCCAGGCCAGGGCCACCGTCGCCACCGGCACCAGGCAAAAGAAGGCGCCGCGCCAGCCGATCACCCCGCCCAGGTAACTGCCCGCCGGCGCCGCGATCACCGTGGCCAGCGCATTGCCGCCATTGAGGATCGCCAGCGCGCGCGGCACGTCGGCCGTGGGCACCAGGCGCATCGCGGTGGCCGCCGACATCGACCAGAAGCCGCCGATGGCCACGCCGATCAGCGCGCGGCCGACCATGAACAGCGGATAGTTCGGCGCAAACGCGGCCACGGTACCCGAGGCGATCATCAGGCCGGTCAGCGCCAGCAGCAGCGTCTTGCGGTCGAGCCGCCCCACGACCGACGTCAGGCACAGACTGGTCAGGAGCGCGAATGCACCGGAAATGGCGATCGACTGCCCGGCCTGGCCTTCGGTGATGCGCAGGTCGGCCGCCAGTGGCGTGAGCAGGCTGACCGGCATGAATTCGGACGCGACGAGGGCAAAGGCGGCAAGCGACATCGCCAGCACGGCGCCCCATGCCGCGGGCCCGGCCGGCTTGCTGTCGCAAGCGACGGAAATAGTAGGATTCATAGCAAAGACAAGAGGTGAAAACAAACGCTCCTCCTGCACCGGGGGCGCAGGAGGAGCGGAGAAGCAGCCCGCCAGGGGCTGAAGGGAACTTACGCGGCCAGCGTGGCGCTGTCGATCACGAAGCGGTACTTGACGTCACCCTTGAGCATGCGCTCGTAGGCGCCGTTGATCTCGTCGGCGCGGATCATTTCGATGTCCGACACGATGCCGTGTTCGGCGCAGAAATCGAGCATCTCCTGGGTTTCAGGGATCCCGCCGATCATCGAACCGGCGATCGCGCGGCGCTTCATGATCAGGTTGAACACCTGCGGCGAAGGGTGCGGCGAATCCGGCGCACCGACCAGCACCATGGTGCCGTCGCGCTTGAGGATCTGCAGGAACGCGTCCAGGTCGTGCGGCGCGGCCACCGTGTTGATGATCAGGTCGAGCGTCTTGGCCTGCGCCGCCATGGCGTCGGCATCCTTCGAGATCACGACTTCATCGGCGCCCAGCGCCAGCGCATCGTCACGTTTGGATGCCGACGTCGTGAAGGCCACCACATGCGCGCCCATGGCGTGGGCCAGCTTGATGCCCATGTGGCCCAGGCCACCGATGCCGACGATGCCGACCTTCTTGCCGGGACCGGCGTTCCAGTGCCGCAGCGGCGACCAGACGGTGATGCCGGCGCACAGCAGCGGCGCCACGGCGGCCAGCTGCTCTTGCGGGTGCGTCACGCGCAGCACGAAGCGCTCGTGCACGACGATCTGCTCGGAGTAGCCGCCCAGTGTGTGACCCGGTGCATCCGGGGTTGGCCCGTTATAGGTGCCGACCATGTTGTCGCAATAGTTTTCGAGGCCTTCGCCGCAATCGGCGCACGCCTTGCACGAGTCGACCATGCAGCCGACGCCGACCAGGTCACCGACCTTGTGCTGCGTGACGTGGGCGCCGATGGCCGAGACGCGGCCAACGATCTCGTGGCCTGGTACGCAGGGAAACTGCGAGCCGGCCCATTCGCCGCGCACGGTGTGCAGATCGGAGTGGCAGACGCCGCAGAAGTCGATCGCGATCTGCACGTCGTGCGCGCCAGGTGCGCGGCGCGTGATGTCCATCGATTCGAGGGCTTGGTC
This window of the Oxalobacteraceae sp. CFBP 8761 genome carries:
- a CDS encoding MFS transporter yields the protein MNPTISVACDSKPAGPAAWGAVLAMSLAAFALVASEFMPVSLLTPLAADLRITEGQAGQSIAISGAFALLTSLCLTSVVGRLDRKTLLLALTGLMIASGTVAAFAPNYPLFMVGRALIGVAIGGFWSMSAATAMRLVPTADVPRALAILNGGNALATVIAAPAGSYLGGVIGWRGAFFCLVPVATVALAWLWFSLPALRPENRQAPASMFALLKRPAVCLGMAAASLFFMGQFALFTYLRPFLETVTRVDVSTLSLILLVLGVAGFIGTTLIGSVLKARMYPVLIAIPLIMAAIAAGLLIVGQSVAATTVLLAIWGLVATAAPVGWWTWLARTLPRDAEAGGGLMVAVVQLAIMLGATGGGLLFDASGHGATFGFSAAVLVAASLLALLAARTGRVDQPV
- a CDS encoding NAD(P)-dependent alcohol dehydrogenase, whose translation is MTVKAYGAYAPDQALESMDITRRAPGAHDVQIAIDFCGVCHSDLHTVRGEWAGSQFPCVPGHEIVGRVSAIGAHVTQHKVGDLVGVGCMVDSCKACADCGEGLENYCDNMVGTYNGPTPDAPGHTLGGYSEQIVVHERFVLRVTHPQEQLAAVAPLLCAGITVWSPLRHWNAGPGKKVGIVGIGGLGHMGIKLAHAMGAHVVAFTTSASKRDDALALGADEVVISKDADAMAAQAKTLDLIINTVAAPHDLDAFLQILKRDGTMVLVGAPDSPHPSPQVFNLIMKRRAIAGSMIGGIPETQEMLDFCAEHGIVSDIEMIRADEINGAYERMLKGDVKYRFVIDSATLAA